In one Dehalogenimonas formicexedens genomic region, the following are encoded:
- a CDS encoding DNA-directed RNA polymerase subunit alpha → MSDIAQPVIETKEARSDYAHFVAEPLDKGFGTTLGNALRRILLSSLPGAAVTQVRIEGVQHEFSPLPKAKEDTMDFLLNLKGLRLKSLANRPGRLILDVKGKKRVTAADIEPSSDFEVANPDLYLLTLDDKDAHLYMEMDVELGRGYILADSKENPTIGTIPQDAIFSPVEKVNYTTEPVHMGQETGYERLHLHVWTDGTISPSQALSESAAILLKQFQPFTSVGGAPVIVHEKRIEKLAIPEEKFNMPIEQLDLSVRSLNCLRHAGITTVGEVMTRGIDELMGLRNFGLKSLNELEERLQVFGLSLNQPGDACPPEEEPVAAEEEEEKKPKRKRSQAAAE, encoded by the coding sequence GTGTCAGATATTGCCCAGCCCGTAATTGAAACAAAAGAGGCCCGCAGCGACTACGCCCACTTTGTCGCCGAGCCCCTGGATAAAGGTTTTGGCACTACCCTGGGGAATGCCCTGCGGCGGATATTGCTGTCATCACTGCCGGGCGCCGCGGTGACCCAGGTGCGCATCGAAGGCGTGCAGCACGAATTTTCGCCGCTGCCCAAGGCCAAGGAAGACACCATGGATTTCCTGCTGAACCTGAAAGGGTTGCGGCTGAAATCCCTGGCCAACCGGCCGGGGCGGCTTATTCTCGATGTCAAAGGCAAAAAGCGGGTGACCGCCGCTGATATCGAGCCGTCCAGCGATTTCGAGGTGGCCAATCCTGACCTGTACCTGTTGACCCTGGATGACAAGGACGCCCACCTGTACATGGAGATGGACGTCGAACTGGGCCGGGGCTATATCCTGGCTGATTCCAAGGAAAACCCGACCATCGGCACCATTCCCCAGGACGCCATTTTCAGCCCGGTGGAGAAGGTCAACTATACCACCGAGCCGGTCCACATGGGGCAGGAAACAGGCTACGAGCGGCTGCATCTTCATGTCTGGACCGACGGCACCATTTCGCCGTCCCAGGCGCTGTCCGAGTCCGCGGCTATCCTGCTCAAGCAGTTCCAGCCGTTCACCTCGGTCGGCGGGGCGCCGGTAATCGTCCACGAAAAACGGATTGAGAAACTGGCCATTCCCGAAGAAAAGTTTAACATGCCCATCGAGCAGCTGGATCTTTCCGTCCGCTCCCTCAACTGCCTGCGCCATGCCGGTATCACCACCGTCGGCGAGGTCATGACCAGGGGTATCGACGAACTGATGGGCCTCCGGAACTTCGGCCTGAAGAGCCTTAACGAACTGGAAGAGCGGCTGCAGGTCTTCGGCCTGAGCCTGAACCAGCCGGGCGACGCCTGCCCGCCGGAAGAAGAGCCGGTCGCGGCTGAGGAAGAAGAAGAAAAGAAACCCAAGCGCAAGCGCTCTCAGGCGGCTGCGGAGTAA
- the rplQ gene encoding 50S ribosomal protein L17 — MRHGNLVKRFDRDKGQREALFRGLVTDLLGYEKITTTEPRAKEIRRVAEKMVTLGKRGDLNARRQAMAYIYDEKVVEKLFGDLAKRYAERAGGYTRVIKIGPRIGDGASEAVVELVK; from the coding sequence ATGAGACACGGCAATCTTGTTAAGCGGTTCGACCGCGATAAAGGTCAGCGTGAGGCATTGTTCCGCGGCCTGGTGACCGACCTTCTCGGCTATGAGAAGATCACCACCACCGAGCCCAGGGCCAAGGAGATCCGGCGTGTCGCCGAGAAAATGGTCACCCTGGGTAAACGCGGCGATTTGAACGCTCGCCGCCAGGCTATGGCTTACATCTATGACGAGAAGGTCGTCGAAAAGCTCTTCGGCGACCTGGCCAAGCGCTACGCCGAGCGCGCCGGCGGCTACACCCGGGTCATCAAGATCGGCCCGAGGATCGGCGACGGCGCCTCCGAAGCCGTGGTGGAGCTGGTCAAGTAG
- the truA gene encoding tRNA pseudouridine(38-40) synthase TruA, with the protein MATKVALIIEYDGTRLLGSQYQSRGATVQSELEAAIERLTGEKLRVLLSSRTDTGVSAQGQVACFRGAANLSPERVMGGLNRFLPDDIAVKAAYRIPDSLDVRREAVSREYVYRIWNSPVPSPLSERFRFRVGPHLDEKAMDAAARMLAGTHDLAAFGSAGSTGKSTVRSVYEAGVSREGMEVTFRMVASSFLTHQIRNTVGALIKVGQGRMSPEEFGALLEVKKPGSAGPAAPGKGLCLVKINYLRDLGDYNENI; encoded by the coding sequence TTGGCAACCAAAGTAGCTTTAATAATTGAATATGACGGCACCAGGCTGCTGGGCTCCCAGTACCAGAGCCGGGGGGCTACGGTCCAATCGGAACTGGAAGCGGCTATAGAGCGGCTGACTGGGGAAAAGCTCCGGGTGCTTCTATCCAGCCGTACCGATACCGGGGTCTCGGCCCAGGGTCAGGTGGCTTGTTTCCGCGGCGCGGCGAACTTGTCGCCGGAGCGGGTGATGGGCGGCTTGAATCGCTTTCTTCCCGATGACATCGCGGTGAAGGCGGCCTACCGGATACCGGACTCGCTGGATGTCCGCCGGGAAGCGGTCAGCCGGGAGTATGTCTACCGCATCTGGAACAGCCCGGTGCCCTCGCCCCTATCCGAGCGGTTCCGATTCAGGGTCGGACCGCACCTAGATGAGAAGGCGATGGACGCGGCGGCGAGGATGCTCGCCGGGACCCACGACCTGGCGGCTTTCGGCAGCGCTGGCTCAACCGGCAAGAGCACGGTACGCTCCGTTTATGAGGCGGGCGTCAGCCGGGAGGGGATGGAAGTGACCTTCCGGATGGTGGCCAGTTCGTTCCTGACCCACCAGATCAGGAACACAGTGGGCGCCCTGATAAAAGTGGGGCAGGGCAGGATGAGTCCCGAAGAGTTCGGGGCATTACTGGAAGTTAAAAAACCGGGATCGGCCGGTCCGGCAGCGCCGGGCAAGGGGCTGTGCCTGGTGAAGATAAACTACCTGAGAGACTTGGGAGATTACAATGAAAACATTTAG
- the rplM gene encoding 50S ribosomal protein L13 — protein MKTFSVKAGEITREWHVIDAEGKVLGQVAAQAAVWLQGKHKPTFSRHIDTGDGVIIVNAGKIIATGKKGTDKFYYRHSGYPGGFRKESLNEALEKKPTFPLEHAIRGMLPRNRLGSAMFKKLRIYAGAEHPHLSQAPAKSEA, from the coding sequence ATGAAAACATTTAGCGTCAAGGCGGGAGAGATCACCCGCGAGTGGCATGTCATCGATGCCGAAGGCAAGGTCCTGGGGCAGGTGGCGGCCCAGGCGGCGGTCTGGCTGCAGGGCAAGCACAAGCCGACCTTCAGCCGGCACATCGATACCGGCGACGGCGTCATCATTGTCAACGCCGGCAAGATTATTGCCACCGGCAAGAAGGGCACCGATAAGTTTTACTATCGCCACTCCGGCTATCCGGGAGGGTTCCGCAAGGAAAGCCTGAACGAAGCCCTGGAGAAGAAGCCGACCTTTCCGCTGGAGCACGCTATCCGCGGCATGCTGCCGCGCAACCGCCTGGGTTCGGCCATGTTCAAGAAACTGCGGATCTACGCCGGCGCGGAGCACCCGCACCTGAGCCAGGCTCCGGCGAAGTCCGAAGCCTAA
- the rpsI gene encoding 30S ribosomal protein S9, with protein sequence MDTKKNYFQGTGRRKSAVAQVRLTPGKGAIVVDGKPFEEIFHRPEYVRTVMKPFEVTETSGKFSVMIKCSGGGISGQSDAIAMGVSRALISVDEKNKAVLRQNGLLTRDPRTKERKKAGLKRARKAPQYTKR encoded by the coding sequence ATGGATACGAAAAAGAACTATTTCCAGGGTACCGGCCGCCGCAAGTCCGCGGTCGCCCAGGTCCGGCTGACGCCGGGCAAGGGCGCCATCGTCGTCGACGGCAAGCCGTTCGAAGAGATCTTCCACCGGCCGGAATACGTCCGCACGGTGATGAAGCCGTTTGAGGTCACCGAGACTTCCGGCAAATTCAGCGTGATGATCAAGTGCTCCGGCGGCGGCATCTCCGGCCAGAGCGACGCTATCGCCATGGGCGTTTCCCGCGCCCTGATCTCCGTCGATGAGAAGAACAAAGCGGTGCTGCGCCAGAACGGCCTGCTGACCCGCGACCCCAGGACCAAGGAACGCAAGAAAGCCGGCCTCAAACGGGCCCGCAAGGCGCCTCAGTACACCAAGCGTTAA
- a CDS encoding bifunctional phosphoglucose/phosphomannose isomerase, which translates to MNEVMLDDEATYAKYDPSGMGKRIRELPTVILDAWQAALAFELPDDYKSVDKILILGMGGSAIGGDLVRRLLLNESKAQITVLREYNLPAWVDERTLVIASSYSGGTEETLSAFNQALSTPAKKLVITTGGKLLDIARDNGVPAFVFKYDAQPRAAIAWGVFPLLNFITRLGLAPDKAAEVAEAALVTEQFARKIEPSKALPVNQAKEMAYNFYGRIPVIYGSDLAAEVAYRWRTQLNENSKHWAFAQALPELNHNAVVGYEFPADLISKMQVVMLRSNHQLDRNIKRYQITGELLARAGARVTFTEGRGIAPIAQMMTLILMGDYTSYYLAMLNQVDPTPVEVISYLKGRLAESN; encoded by the coding sequence ATGAACGAAGTCATGCTCGACGACGAGGCCACTTACGCCAAATACGACCCTTCCGGCATGGGCAAGCGTATCCGCGAACTGCCTACGGTTATCCTGGACGCCTGGCAGGCTGCCCTAGCCTTCGAGTTGCCGGACGATTATAAAAGCGTTGACAAGATCCTTATCCTGGGCATGGGCGGCTCCGCTATCGGCGGCGACCTGGTGCGCCGGTTGCTTCTAAACGAGTCGAAAGCCCAGATTACGGTACTTCGCGAGTACAACCTCCCGGCGTGGGTCGATGAACGGACGCTGGTCATCGCCTCAAGCTACTCCGGGGGGACTGAGGAGACTCTCTCAGCCTTCAACCAGGCGCTCAGTACCCCCGCCAAAAAACTGGTTATCACCACCGGCGGCAAGTTGCTGGATATAGCCCGGGACAACGGCGTTCCGGCGTTCGTTTTCAAATATGACGCCCAGCCCCGCGCCGCCATCGCCTGGGGGGTGTTCCCTCTGCTGAATTTCATTACCAGACTTGGTCTGGCGCCGGATAAAGCCGCCGAAGTCGCCGAGGCAGCCCTGGTAACCGAGCAGTTCGCCCGCAAGATTGAGCCCTCTAAAGCCTTGCCGGTAAACCAGGCCAAGGAAATGGCCTACAACTTTTACGGCCGGATTCCGGTTATCTACGGCTCGGACTTAGCCGCTGAGGTCGCCTACCGGTGGCGGACCCAGTTGAACGAAAACTCCAAGCACTGGGCTTTCGCTCAGGCGCTACCGGAACTCAACCATAACGCCGTAGTGGGTTATGAGTTTCCCGCTGATCTTATTTCAAAGATGCAGGTGGTCATGCTGCGCTCCAATCACCAACTCGATCGAAATATCAAACGCTATCAGATAACCGGGGAACTGCTGGCCCGCGCCGGAGCCCGGGTGACCTTCACCGAAGGGCGCGGCATCGCTCCGATAGCCCAAATGATGACATTGATCTTGATGGGAGATTACACCAGCTACTACCTGGCGATGTTGAATCAGGTGGATCCCACTCCCGTCGAAGTGATTAGTTATCTCAAAGGGCGGTTGGCGGAAAGCAACTGA
- a CDS encoding phosphoglucomutase/phosphomannomutase family protein, which yields MISNPASAIKFGTDGWRGLIARDFTFDNVAICAAAYARYLVETGMNKKGVIIGYDTRFLSEEFAREAAAVLNAAGIKVTLSVCALPTPVISWSVLNRKAGGGVVITASHNPGIWNGFKIKSDTGSSAPTEIIARVEAHLKEIIAEDYVPPRVHGDEAEKSGLLVAEDLVPAYLRHLRNLVDIPSLQTTGFKIAIDSMHGAGAGLFRQLLGENYDLAEIKAERNPVFPGMRQPEPIDINLNELEAKVVADKADVGLATDGDADRIGIVDENGIFLTQLQVMSLLALYLLDVRGERGAIVKTITTSSMLPKLGKLYDVPVFETPVGFKYVAPIMEREDAILGGEESGGYGFRNHVLERDAIIAGLYFLDFMAKTGKKPSELLKWLYSKVGEHYYHRIDVEFDAADRDAILSRLKQANPTTLEGQEVKRDTLDGWRFTLSDGSWLLFRASGTEPLLRVYAEAGSPQMVDRLLETGKKIAGV from the coding sequence ATGATTTCAAACCCGGCCTCTGCCATCAAGTTCGGCACCGACGGCTGGCGCGGCCTCATCGCCCGCGATTTCACTTTCGATAACGTCGCCATCTGCGCCGCCGCTTACGCGCGCTACCTGGTGGAAACAGGCATGAACAAAAAAGGCGTCATCATCGGTTATGATACCCGCTTTTTGTCTGAAGAATTCGCCCGCGAGGCAGCCGCCGTCCTCAACGCCGCCGGCATCAAGGTAACCCTTTCGGTCTGCGCTCTGCCCACCCCGGTTATCAGCTGGAGCGTCCTCAACCGGAAAGCCGGGGGCGGCGTGGTCATCACGGCCTCCCACAACCCTGGCATCTGGAACGGCTTCAAGATCAAATCGGACACCGGTTCTTCGGCTCCAACCGAGATCATCGCCCGCGTCGAGGCGCACCTCAAGGAAATCATCGCCGAAGACTATGTCCCCCCAAGGGTGCATGGCGACGAAGCCGAAAAGAGCGGATTACTGGTTGCGGAAGACCTGGTTCCCGCCTATCTCCGCCACCTGCGGAACCTTGTCGATATCCCATCTCTTCAAACGACCGGGTTCAAGATCGCAATTGATTCGATGCACGGCGCCGGGGCCGGGCTTTTCCGACAGCTGTTGGGTGAGAACTATGACCTTGCCGAAATAAAAGCGGAACGCAATCCGGTTTTCCCGGGCATGCGCCAGCCGGAGCCCATCGATATCAATCTCAACGAACTCGAAGCGAAAGTTGTCGCCGATAAAGCCGATGTCGGGCTGGCCACCGACGGCGATGCCGATCGGATTGGCATTGTCGATGAGAACGGCATATTCCTGACCCAGTTGCAGGTCATGTCGCTCTTGGCTCTGTACCTCTTGGACGTCCGAGGCGAGCGGGGAGCCATCGTCAAGACGATCACCACTTCCTCCATGCTGCCCAAACTGGGCAAACTGTACGATGTGCCGGTTTTCGAGACGCCTGTCGGCTTCAAATACGTCGCCCCGATCATGGAGCGGGAGGACGCTATCCTGGGCGGCGAGGAAAGCGGCGGCTACGGCTTCCGCAACCACGTCCTGGAGCGCGACGCCATCATCGCGGGGCTATATTTCCTGGATTTCATGGCCAAAACCGGCAAGAAACCCTCCGAGCTCTTGAAATGGCTATATAGCAAGGTCGGCGAGCACTACTACCACCGCATCGACGTCGAGTTCGATGCCGCCGACCGCGATGCCATCCTGAGCCGCCTCAAGCAAGCGAACCCAACCACCCTCGAGGGTCAGGAAGTTAAACGGGACACCCTTGACGGCTGGCGTTTCACCCTCTCAGACGGCTCATGGCTGTTGTTCCGCGCCTCCGGCACCGAACCGCTGCTCCGCGTCTACGCCGAGGCTGGCTCGCCCCAAATGGTCGATCGCCTACTTGAAACCGGTAAAAAAATCGCAGGAGTCTAA
- the metK gene encoding methionine adenosyltransferase, translating to MLSCQDSDKYMFTSESVTEGHPDKICDQISDAVLDAILAHDPYGRVACETAVTNGLVFVLGEITTKTYVEIPEVVRRTIKEIGYTKPEYGFDAQSCGVLVSINKQSPDIAFGVGQSMEAKAGSTDPMDAVGAGDQGMMVGYACNDTPELMPLPIALSHRLCRQLATVRKQGVLPYLRPDGKSQVTVEYHLGKPKRIETVVIAAQHDDVPQSKIHDDIVREVIKPIIPAKLLDDNTNFFVNTTGRFIIGGPASDTGFTGRKILVDTYGGIARHGGGAFSGKDPTKVDRSAAYMARYVAKNIVGAGIADQVEMQVSYTIGRAQPLSVSLETYGTCRISQDELMAVVNKTFDLRPEAIIENLELRRPIYRQTAAYGHFGRTDIDLPWERLNKVEALKAALAANAKK from the coding sequence ATGCTCAGTTGCCAAGATTCCGATAAGTATATGTTCACTTCGGAGTCGGTCACCGAAGGACACCCGGACAAGATCTGCGACCAGATCTCGGATGCGGTGCTCGATGCCATCCTGGCCCACGACCCCTACGGGCGCGTCGCCTGCGAGACCGCCGTAACCAACGGCCTGGTCTTCGTCCTGGGTGAGATCACCACCAAGACCTACGTCGAGATCCCGGAGGTCGTCCGCCGGACGATCAAGGAAATCGGCTACACCAAGCCGGAATATGGTTTCGACGCCCAATCCTGCGGCGTCCTCGTCTCCATCAACAAGCAGTCGCCGGATATTGCTTTCGGCGTCGGGCAGTCAATGGAAGCCAAGGCCGGCTCCACCGATCCGATGGATGCTGTCGGCGCCGGCGACCAGGGCATGATGGTCGGCTACGCCTGCAACGACACCCCGGAACTCATGCCCCTGCCCATCGCCCTGTCCCACCGGTTGTGCCGGCAGCTTGCCACGGTCAGAAAGCAGGGCGTCCTGCCTTATCTTCGCCCCGACGGCAAGAGCCAGGTCACCGTGGAGTACCACCTCGGCAAGCCCAAGAGGATCGAGACGGTGGTCATCGCCGCCCAGCACGACGATGTGCCGCAGTCCAAAATCCATGATGACATCGTCCGGGAAGTCATCAAGCCGATCATCCCGGCTAAACTTTTGGACGATAACACCAACTTTTTTGTCAACACCACCGGGCGGTTCATCATTGGCGGCCCGGCTTCGGACACCGGCTTCACCGGGCGCAAGATCCTGGTGGACACCTACGGCGGCATCGCCCGCCACGGCGGCGGCGCCTTCTCCGGCAAAGACCCCACCAAGGTCGACCGCTCCGCGGCCTACATGGCGCGTTACGTTGCCAAGAACATCGTCGGCGCCGGTATCGCTGATCAGGTGGAAATGCAGGTTTCCTATACCATCGGCCGCGCCCAACCCCTGTCTGTCTCCCTGGAGACTTACGGCACCTGCAGGATATCCCAGGACGAGTTGATGGCGGTGGTCAATAAAACCTTCGACCTGCGGCCGGAGGCGATCATCGAGAACCTCGAACTGCGACGGCCGATCTACCGCCAGACCGCGGCCTACGGGCACTTCGGCCGAACCGATATCGACCTGCCCTGGGAACGCCTGAACAAGGTCGAAGCCCTCAAAGCCGCCCTTGCCGCAAACGCCAAGAAATAG
- a CDS encoding adenosylhomocysteinase, which produces MSVTSDIKDPSLAGLGNERIAWAGREMPVLELIAGRFEKEKPFKGIRIAACLHVTSETANLALTLKAGGADLVLCGSNPLSTQDDVAAALAAGGIPTHAIKGEDDKTYYKHIISAIDHKPQLTVDDGADLVTTLHTKRTELLKDVIGGTEETTTGVIRLRAMAAAGELKYPLIAVNDAKTKYLFDNRYGTGQSTFDGITRATNILWAGKKVVVAGYGWCGHGVAMRARGMGAYVIVTEVEPVRALEAVMDGFAVMPMHEAAKVGDVFITVTGDKHVIAAADFAVMKNGAILANSGHFNVEIDIPALEAAAKSKRTVKPFVEEFVMADGRKIYLLGEGRLINLAAAEGHPASVMDMSFANQALGLEYLVKNRGNLSPGVYSMPADIDGDVAALKLKSLGVNIDVLTPEQQKYLSSWQEGT; this is translated from the coding sequence ATGTCAGTTACCTCGGATATCAAAGATCCCTCGCTGGCGGGCCTGGGCAACGAGCGCATCGCCTGGGCAGGCCGGGAGATGCCGGTCCTTGAATTAATCGCCGGGCGGTTTGAAAAAGAGAAGCCGTTCAAGGGCATCCGCATCGCCGCCTGCTTGCACGTCACGTCAGAAACGGCGAATCTGGCCCTTACCCTCAAAGCCGGCGGCGCCGACCTGGTGCTGTGCGGCTCCAACCCCCTATCTACCCAGGATGATGTCGCCGCGGCCTTGGCCGCCGGGGGCATTCCCACCCACGCCATCAAGGGCGAGGATGATAAAACCTATTACAAGCACATCATTTCGGCCATAGATCATAAACCCCAACTCACCGTCGACGACGGCGCCGACCTGGTGACCACCCTCCACACCAAGCGCACCGAACTGCTGAAGGACGTCATCGGCGGCACAGAAGAAACGACCACAGGCGTCATCCGGCTCCGCGCCATGGCCGCCGCCGGGGAACTAAAATATCCGCTCATCGCGGTGAACGACGCCAAGACCAAATATCTGTTCGACAACCGCTACGGCACCGGCCAGAGCACCTTCGACGGCATCACCCGGGCCACCAACATCCTGTGGGCGGGCAAAAAAGTCGTCGTCGCCGGCTACGGCTGGTGCGGCCACGGCGTTGCCATGCGCGCCCGCGGCATGGGCGCCTACGTCATCGTCACCGAGGTGGAGCCTGTCAGGGCTCTTGAAGCGGTCATGGACGGCTTTGCCGTCATGCCGATGCACGAAGCAGCCAAGGTAGGCGATGTCTTCATTACCGTCACCGGCGACAAGCATGTCATCGCCGCCGCCGATTTTGCGGTGATGAAAAACGGCGCTATCCTGGCCAACTCAGGCCACTTCAACGTCGAGATCGATATTCCCGCCCTCGAAGCCGCCGCCAAATCGAAGCGGACGGTCAAGCCGTTCGTAGAGGAATTCGTCATGGCCGACGGGCGCAAGATCTATCTCCTGGGCGAGGGACGCCTGATCAACCTGGCCGCCGCCGAGGGCCACCCGGCCTCGGTTATGGATATGAGCTTCGCCAACCAGGCGCTTGGGTTGGAGTATTTGGTCAAAAACCGCGGGAATCTCTCCCCCGGCGTCTATTCGATGCCCGCCGATATCGACGGCGATGTCGCCGCCCTCAAGCTGAAGAGCCTGGGCGTCAATATCGATGTCTTAACCCCGGAACAGCAAAAATACCTGTCCAGCTGGCAGGAAGGAACTTAG